In one Flavobacteriales bacterium genomic region, the following are encoded:
- the gyrB gene encoding DNA topoisomerase (ATP-hydrolyzing) subunit B, which produces MSEKKKAAASYSADSIQVLEGLEAVRKRPAMYIGDIGVKGLHHLVYEVVDNSIDEALAGHCDTVEVSITPTNGIRVKDNGRGIPVDMHAKEGRSALEVVMTVLHAGGKFDKDSYKVSGGLHGVGVSCVNALSTYLRAEVHRDGTKYEQEYSEGKPQFPVREIGPTDYRGTIVTFQPDLSIFQVSEYNFDTLAARLRELAFLNKGIRLTLTDERRTNEDGSFVSETYYSEKGLVEFVKFLDGTRVPLIEDVIYMEGEKQGIPVEIAMVYNDSFNENLHSYVNNINTHEGGTHLAGFRRGLTRTLKKYADSSGATAKLKFEISGDDFREGLTAVISVKVAEPQFEGQTKTKLGNNEVMGAVDIAVSEMLENYLEEHPRDAKQIVEKVILAATARHAARKAREMVQRKGAFTGGGLPGKLADCQSKDASQSELFLVEGDSAGGTAKQGRNREFQAILPLRGKILNVEKAMQHKILDNEEIRNIYTALGVSIGTDEDSKALNMDKLRYHKIVIMCDADVDGSHIQTLIMTFFFRHMQPLIESGYLYIATPPLYLVKKGKEQVYCWNEAERDAVIERMKAGSKEATVNVQRYKGLGEMNAEQLWETTMDPSRRTLRQVTIENGAEADRIFSMLMGDEVPPRREFIEKNAVYAKLDV; this is translated from the coding sequence ATGAGCGAGAAGAAGAAGGCGGCGGCGAGCTATTCAGCCGACAGCATACAGGTACTGGAGGGGCTTGAGGCCGTGCGGAAGCGCCCGGCCATGTACATCGGCGACATCGGCGTGAAGGGCCTGCACCACCTGGTGTACGAGGTGGTGGACAACTCGATCGATGAGGCGCTCGCCGGCCATTGCGACACGGTGGAGGTGAGCATCACCCCCACCAACGGCATCCGGGTGAAGGACAACGGCCGGGGCATCCCGGTGGACATGCACGCCAAGGAGGGCCGCAGCGCCCTGGAGGTGGTGATGACCGTGCTGCATGCCGGCGGCAAGTTCGACAAGGACAGCTACAAGGTCTCCGGAGGCCTGCACGGTGTGGGCGTGAGCTGCGTGAATGCGCTGAGCACCTACCTGCGCGCCGAGGTGCACCGCGACGGGACGAAGTACGAGCAGGAGTACAGCGAGGGCAAGCCCCAGTTCCCGGTGCGCGAGATTGGCCCCACCGACTACCGGGGCACCATCGTCACCTTCCAGCCCGACCTGAGCATCTTCCAGGTGAGCGAGTACAACTTCGACACGCTGGCCGCCCGCTTGCGCGAGCTGGCGTTCCTCAACAAGGGCATCCGCCTCACCCTTACCGACGAGCGCCGCACCAACGAGGACGGCAGCTTCGTGAGCGAGACCTACTACAGCGAGAAGGGCCTGGTGGAGTTCGTGAAGTTCCTCGACGGCACGCGCGTCCCGCTGATCGAGGACGTGATCTACATGGAGGGGGAGAAGCAGGGCATCCCGGTGGAGATCGCCATGGTCTACAACGACTCGTTCAACGAGAACCTGCACTCCTACGTCAACAACATCAATACGCACGAGGGCGGCACGCACCTGGCTGGCTTCCGCCGCGGCCTCACCCGCACCCTGAAGAAGTACGCGGACAGCAGCGGTGCCACGGCCAAGCTGAAATTCGAGATCAGCGGTGACGACTTCCGCGAGGGCCTCACCGCTGTGATCAGCGTGAAGGTGGCCGAGCCCCAGTTCGAAGGGCAGACCAAGACGAAGCTGGGCAACAACGAGGTGATGGGCGCGGTGGACATCGCCGTGAGCGAGATGCTCGAGAATTACCTGGAGGAGCACCCCCGCGATGCCAAGCAGATCGTGGAGAAGGTGATCCTGGCGGCCACCGCCCGCCACGCGGCGCGCAAGGCCCGGGAGATGGTGCAGCGCAAGGGCGCCTTCACCGGCGGCGGCCTGCCCGGTAAGCTCGCTGACTGCCAGAGCAAGGATGCCAGCCAGAGCGAGCTCTTCCTGGTGGAGGGCGACTCGGCCGGCGGCACAGCCAAGCAGGGCCGCAACCGCGAGTTCCAGGCCATCCTGCCGCTGCGGGGCAAGATCCTCAACGTGGAGAAGGCCATGCAGCACAAGATCCTCGACAACGAGGAGATCCGGAACATCTACACCGCGCTTGGAGTCAGCATCGGTACCGATGAGGACAGCAAGGCGCTGAACATGGACAAGCTGCGCTACCACAAGATCGTGATCATGTGCGACGCCGATGTTGATGGCAGCCACATCCAGACCCTGATCATGACCTTCTTCTTCCGGCACATGCAGCCGTTGATCGAAAGCGGCTACCTCTACATCGCCACGCCCCCCCTCTACCTGGTAAAGAAGGGCAAAGAGCAGGTCTATTGCTGGAACGAGGCGGAGCGCGATGCGGTGATCGAGCGCATGAAGGCCGGCAGCAAGGAGGCCACGGTGAATGTGCAGCGCTACAAAGGCCTGGGCGAGATGAATGCCGAGCAGCTCTGGGAGACCACCATGGATCCCAGCCGCCGCACCCTGCGGCAGGTGACCATCGAGAACGGTGCCGAGGCCGACCGCATCTTCAGCATGCTCATGGGCGACGAGGTGCCCCCGCGCCGCGAGTTCATCGAGAAGAACGCGGTGTACGCGAAGCTTGACGTCTGA